A genome region from Natronobeatus ordinarius includes the following:
- the glpA gene encoding anaerobic glycerol-3-phosphate dehydrogenase subunit GlpA, whose amino-acid sequence MARDTEVLVLGGGSTGCGVARDLARRGLEVTLLERGNLTHGTTGRMHGLLHSGARYAISDQASARECIEENRVLREIAGHCVEETGGLFVKRPEDSADYFEEKLRGCRDCGIPARVRSGREAREIEPFLAPDIDRALEVPDAAIDPFRLCVANARDAEAHGARIETHAEVVDVLREGDDVHGVEVRHESGPGKRVHRRSGSTETITAEYVVNATGAWAGQLAGMADLEVAVRPSKGAMTITNVRQVDTVINRCRPKGDADIVVPHETTAILGTTDVEVDDPDDYPEERWEVDLLIDRLAELLPILREARTIRSFWGVRPLYEPPGRGTEDPTDITREFFLLDHRERDGVTGMASIVGGKVTTYRAMAETVADHVCAELGVRASCSTADEPLPGSEELEAAMDDFGLRSPIARRSRQRLGSRTRDVLETDEPNPVLCDCEGVTRAEVRDAIAQSGTDLNAVRIRTRASMGNCQGGFCCHAIANELHPAHDEPVVRAALDELLKERWRGERHALWGDQLSQAMLNYALHATTLNRDRDPARTGESIDYGAFDRGQTGDGAGAFVGEKTTDGGDR is encoded by the coding sequence ATGGCACGGGACACCGAGGTCCTCGTCCTCGGGGGCGGGTCGACCGGCTGCGGCGTCGCCCGCGACCTGGCGAGGCGCGGCCTCGAGGTGACGCTGCTCGAGCGGGGCAACCTCACCCACGGGACCACGGGGCGGATGCACGGTCTGCTCCACAGCGGCGCCCGGTACGCGATCTCCGACCAGGCGAGCGCCCGGGAGTGCATCGAGGAAAATCGCGTGCTCCGGGAGATCGCCGGCCACTGCGTCGAGGAGACCGGCGGGCTGTTCGTCAAGCGGCCGGAGGACTCGGCCGACTATTTCGAAGAGAAACTGCGGGGCTGTCGCGACTGTGGGATTCCGGCTCGCGTGCGCTCGGGACGCGAGGCCCGCGAGATCGAACCCTTCCTCGCGCCGGATATCGACCGCGCGCTCGAGGTACCGGACGCGGCGATCGACCCCTTTCGGCTCTGCGTCGCGAACGCCCGCGACGCCGAGGCACACGGCGCGCGAATCGAGACCCACGCCGAGGTCGTGGACGTCCTGCGCGAGGGCGACGACGTCCACGGCGTCGAGGTGCGCCACGAGTCGGGCCCCGGGAAGCGAGTGCACCGGCGATCCGGCTCCACGGAGACGATCACGGCCGAGTACGTCGTCAACGCAACCGGCGCGTGGGCGGGCCAGCTCGCCGGGATGGCCGACCTCGAGGTCGCGGTCCGGCCCTCGAAGGGCGCGATGACTATCACGAACGTCCGGCAGGTCGACACGGTGATCAACCGCTGTCGGCCGAAGGGCGACGCCGACATCGTCGTCCCCCACGAGACGACGGCGATCCTGGGCACGACGGACGTGGAGGTCGACGACCCGGACGACTACCCCGAGGAGCGCTGGGAGGTCGACCTGCTGATCGACCGGCTCGCGGAACTCCTGCCGATCCTGCGGGAGGCGCGGACGATCCGCTCGTTCTGGGGCGTCCGCCCGCTGTACGAACCCCCCGGAAGGGGAACCGAGGACCCGACGGACATCACGCGCGAGTTCTTCCTGCTCGACCACCGCGAACGCGACGGCGTGACCGGGATGGCGAGCATCGTCGGGGGAAAGGTCACCACCTACCGGGCGATGGCCGAAACGGTCGCCGACCACGTCTGTGCCGAACTCGGCGTCCGGGCCTCGTGCTCGACGGCCGACGAGCCCCTGCCTGGCAGCGAGGAACTCGAGGCGGCGATGGACGACTTCGGCCTCCGGTCACCGATCGCCCGCCGGAGCCGACAGCGGCTGGGCAGCCGAACGCGGGACGTACTCGAGACCGACGAGCCGAACCCCGTCCTGTGTGACTGTGAGGGGGTCACGCGAGCCGAAGTCCGGGACGCGATCGCCCAATCCGGCACCGACCTCAACGCCGTCCGCATTCGAACTCGTGCGTCGATGGGCAACTGCCAGGGCGGCTTCTGCTGTCACGCGATCGCGAACGAACTCCATCCCGCACACGACGAGCCGGTCGTCCGCGCGGCGCTCGACGAGTTGCTCAAAGAACGCTGGAGGGGCGAACGCCACGCCCTCTGGGGCGACCAGCTCTCCCAGGCGATGTTGAACTACGCCCTCCACGCGACGACGCTGAACCGCGACCGCGATCCCGCACGGACGGGCGAATCGATCGACTACGGGGCGTTCGATCGGGGGCAGACGGGGGACGGGGCCGGAGCGTTCGTCGGCGAGAAAACGACAGACGGAGGCGATCGCTGA
- the glpB gene encoding glycerol-3-phosphate dehydrogenase subunit GlpB, whose translation MAIEDDVLVIGGGLAGMTAALTAAERASRVRLLSYKQSTLCHASGLIDVLGYAPDRSGPLVDPFDAIPDLPQGHPYERVGTDAIREALHFFDAVVGDAYRGAHTDRNALVPTGDGTVKPTARYPASTAAGLASRPRATLLVGFETLPDFDAPLAAAHLRETGVPFETRGVTLQFPGIQRADATLTRYAHLLERDEPVDAGAGAAPARTVLAEAVRPHLEGVSRVGFPPILGDEHHAVVRRDLEERLGVAVFEVPSGPPSLPGIRLERLLFDALEELSVRVTTGVPVVDYEASADGGRIEHVLVDRNGQRVPYRADSYVLATGGLVGTGIDSSRERVSEPIFDCNVAHPTDRYDWFEDDAFGDHPFARFGVTVDRELRPLAADGEPEFANLRAAGAVLGGYDYAAEKSGSGVSLATGYVAGTHAAAEVRG comes from the coding sequence ATGGCGATCGAGGACGACGTGCTCGTGATCGGCGGCGGGCTCGCGGGGATGACGGCTGCGCTCACGGCGGCCGAACGCGCCTCGAGGGTGCGACTGCTCTCGTACAAGCAGAGCACGCTCTGCCACGCCAGCGGACTGATCGACGTCCTCGGCTACGCGCCCGACCGTTCGGGGCCGCTCGTCGACCCGTTCGACGCCATCCCCGACCTCCCGCAGGGGCACCCCTACGAGCGAGTCGGTACGGACGCCATCCGGGAGGCACTCCACTTTTTCGACGCCGTCGTCGGCGACGCCTACCGTGGCGCACACACGGACCGGAACGCCCTCGTGCCGACGGGTGACGGAACCGTCAAGCCGACCGCCCGGTATCCCGCGAGCACGGCCGCCGGGCTGGCGAGCCGGCCTCGAGCCACCTTACTCGTCGGGTTCGAGACGCTGCCCGACTTCGACGCGCCGCTGGCCGCCGCCCACCTCCGGGAGACGGGCGTCCCCTTCGAAACGCGCGGTGTGACGCTCCAGTTTCCCGGCATCCAGCGAGCCGACGCGACGCTCACACGCTACGCCCACCTGCTCGAGCGGGACGAACCCGTCGACGCGGGAGCGGGCGCGGCCCCGGCTCGAACGGTTCTCGCCGAAGCCGTCCGCCCGCATCTCGAGGGCGTCTCCCGCGTCGGTTTCCCGCCGATTCTTGGCGACGAGCATCACGCGGTCGTGCGCCGGGACCTCGAGGAGCGCCTCGGCGTCGCCGTCTTCGAGGTGCCGTCGGGGCCGCCCAGCCTGCCGGGGATTCGACTCGAGCGGCTGCTCTTCGACGCGCTCGAGGAGTTGAGCGTGCGGGTGACGACGGGGGTGCCGGTCGTCGACTACGAGGCGAGCGCTGACGGCGGGCGGATCGAGCACGTACTGGTCGACCGAAACGGACAGCGCGTTCCCTATCGCGCCGACTCGTACGTGCTCGCGACGGGCGGGCTCGTCGGAACGGGGATCGACTCCTCACGCGAACGCGTCTCGGAGCCGATCTTCGACTGTAATGTCGCCCACCCCACGGATCGGTACGACTGGTTCGAAGACGACGCCTTCGGCGACCACCCGTTCGCCCGGTTCGGCGTGACGGTCGACCGGGAACTCCGCCCGCTCGCCGCGGACGGCGAGCCGGAGTTCGCGAACCTGCGTGCGGCGGGGGCGGTGCTCGGCGGCTACGACTACGCAGCCGAGAAGTCAGGCAGCGGGGTCTCGCTCGCGACCGGCTACGTCGCTGGGACCCACGCCGCGGCGGAGGTGCGTGGATGA
- a CDS encoding anaerobic glycerol-3-phosphate dehydrogenase subunit C, translating into MSDTGGSSAEDGGEGSESGPTDGDVLETDGEGAFDPIEVFPETGEPDLRPGADDCYKCSTCDTNCPVAAVDEEFPGPKFQGPEQWRLKRREDHDIDPSITKCSNCMRCDHACPTGVPLSQQHNTARAEYVAQQVSRFSREYWRNRLLANYGTMARLGSRVPRLTNAVMGLSATKWLNERVLGITSEREFPEFATETFREWWADRGGARVSSEEKRIAYFHGDYANYNTPEVGKALVRVFESFGYEVAVPDQRCSGTPMFANGMLEDARRAATFNVEAFRELVEDGYDVVCSCTSCSFALRQEYLELFDLKGVETVATNTYDAVEYLRIYEDLEGALAEASGDDGQPAAFAYHTPCHARNQGLDGQTVELGDAVDGLEVHDVGDSCSGISGTYGWKRERYETSMTIGAEMFEHIERADADTGLTECPTCAMQMEHGTGYEVRHTLEVLADVLLEQ; encoded by the coding sequence ATGAGCGATACGGGTGGCAGTTCCGCCGAGGACGGCGGGGAGGGGAGCGAATCGGGGCCCACGGACGGCGATGTCCTCGAGACAGATGGGGAGGGTGCGTTCGACCCCATCGAGGTGTTTCCCGAGACCGGCGAACCGGACCTTCGGCCGGGCGCGGACGACTGTTACAAGTGTTCGACCTGCGATACGAACTGCCCCGTCGCGGCAGTCGACGAGGAGTTCCCGGGGCCGAAGTTCCAGGGTCCCGAACAGTGGCGGCTCAAACGACGGGAAGACCACGACATCGACCCCTCGATCACGAAGTGCTCGAACTGTATGCGCTGTGACCACGCCTGTCCCACCGGCGTCCCGCTCTCACAGCAGCACAACACCGCACGCGCCGAGTACGTCGCCCAGCAGGTGAGCCGCTTCTCGCGGGAGTACTGGCGCAACCGCCTGCTGGCGAACTACGGGACGATGGCCCGCCTCGGAAGCCGCGTGCCAAGGCTGACGAACGCCGTCATGGGGCTATCGGCCACGAAGTGGCTCAACGAACGCGTCCTCGGCATCACGAGCGAACGCGAGTTCCCCGAATTCGCGACCGAGACGTTCCGCGAGTGGTGGGCCGACCGCGGCGGCGCGCGGGTCTCGAGCGAGGAGAAGCGCATCGCGTACTTCCACGGCGATTACGCCAACTACAACACGCCCGAGGTCGGAAAGGCGCTCGTCCGGGTGTTCGAATCCTTTGGCTACGAGGTCGCCGTCCCCGACCAGCGATGTTCGGGCACGCCGATGTTCGCCAACGGCATGCTCGAGGACGCACGCCGAGCGGCGACGTTCAACGTCGAGGCCTTCCGTGAACTCGTCGAAGACGGCTACGACGTCGTCTGCTCGTGTACGTCCTGCTCGTTCGCGCTCCGTCAGGAGTACCTCGAACTGTTCGACCTCAAGGGCGTCGAGACCGTCGCGACGAACACCTACGACGCCGTCGAGTACCTGCGAATCTACGAGGACCTCGAGGGAGCCCTCGCCGAGGCCTCCGGTGACGACGGTCAGCCCGCGGCGTTCGCCTACCACACTCCGTGTCACGCCCGCAACCAGGGACTCGACGGCCAGACCGTCGAACTCGGTGACGCGGTCGACGGCCTCGAGGTCCACGACGTCGGCGACTCCTGCTCTGGCATCTCGGGCACCTACGGCTGGAAGCGAGAGCGCTACGAAACCTCGATGACGATCGGCGCGGAGATGTTCGAGCACATAGAGCGCGCCGATGCCGACACCGGCCTCACCGAGTGTCCGACCTGTGCGATGCAGATGGAACACGGGACGGGCTACGAGGTCCGACACACCCTCGAGGTGCTCGCGGACGTGCTACTCGAGCAGTGA
- a CDS encoding DUF7503 family protein, with protein MSAKDSMKAYLAENPRMIGVLFTLMVLLSQIGTVAAGTNSHVGP; from the coding sequence ATGTCCGCGAAAGACAGCATGAAAGCGTACCTCGCAGAGAACCCCCGAATGATTGGCGTCCTGTTCACCCTGATGGTGCTGCTCAGCCAGATTGGAACGGTCGCTGCAGGTACCAATTCCCACGTTGGTCCGTAA
- a CDS encoding glycosyltransferase codes for MTPADAQSTDPSEPDVSFIVPAFDEEAYLRGTLSSVQSLDTALAYEVLVVDDGSSDDTPAIAREYDATLLEQRGTGIGAGRNFGAAHATGEWLAFVDADTELRANYLTAMVGFLEAEGLAAASSYCRITGPRRAKVVEAAINHVFSRLERPILPGFNCVVHHDAFDEVGGFPDVPNEDTAFSRNLGRTMPTGYCPQVLVETSGRRIADLGLTGTLAYYLDEDVDRLRARY; via the coding sequence ATGACGCCGGCGGACGCCCAATCGACCGACCCGAGCGAGCCGGACGTGAGTTTCATCGTCCCGGCGTTCGACGAGGAAGCGTACCTCCGCGGGACCCTCTCGAGCGTTCAGAGCCTCGATACGGCCCTCGCCTACGAGGTGCTCGTCGTCGACGACGGCTCGAGCGACGACACGCCGGCGATCGCCCGCGAGTACGACGCGACGCTCCTCGAGCAGCGCGGCACGGGCATCGGCGCGGGCCGGAACTTCGGGGCCGCTCACGCCACCGGCGAGTGGCTGGCGTTCGTCGACGCCGACACGGAGCTGCGGGCGAACTACCTCACCGCGATGGTCGGCTTCCTCGAGGCGGAAGGCCTCGCAGCCGCGTCCTCGTACTGCCGCATCACCGGCCCCCGCCGGGCAAAGGTCGTGGAGGCGGCGATCAACCACGTCTTTTCGCGACTCGAGCGCCCGATCCTCCCGGGGTTCAACTGCGTCGTCCACCACGACGCGTTCGACGAGGTTGGCGGCTTCCCGGACGTCCCGAACGAGGACACGGCGTTCAGCCGGAACCTCGGGCGGACGATGCCGACCGGCTACTGTCCGCAGGTGCTGGTCGAGACGTCGGGCCGACGAATCGCCGACCTCGGGTTGACGGGAACGCTCGCGTACTACCTCGACGAAGACGTAGATCGGCTTCGAGCCAGGTACTGA
- a CDS encoding spermidine synthase codes for MGLQILAFRVVVPQFGSHIYTTGGVITVFLAALALGYWRGGKRAATHASNERLVWVLLLTAVYLAFLLFTREHLLVYTAAIPIPSRYASLPAIVLLFGPPTYLLGFISPYAAELSHKADTGEASGDVYAFGTAGSILGTAGTTFVLIPATSVEGIGLFFGILLIATALVITLPDPTLRPVAASVVVALLVLFATVGSGAAGVDVRGDVVYQSQTPYQHLEVIDDGDTRTMYLDGARHSAMDLENPDRHVFAYTRYFHLPYLFADDPDDLERVLFVGGGGYTGPKSFLERDESVTVDVVELDPEVTAAAETYFDLDHEDAERLTVHTGDGRSFLAETDETYDAIVLDAYRQDKVPFEMTTREFMALAESRLSDDGVLVANVVSAPEGPASEFYRSQYATMEEAFPQVYAFRTSESSAVQNVELVATKADGRLTQAELHDRNDEREIGIDLTEEVDYYVGDVDTGDAPVLEDDRAPVDSLLDPMMGQRYVVEETDSEAGDPLEQPRITSGAGAGAVASVTG; via the coding sequence ATGGGGCTCCAGATTCTCGCGTTTCGCGTCGTCGTCCCCCAGTTCGGCAGCCACATCTACACTACGGGCGGAGTCATTACCGTCTTCCTGGCGGCGCTGGCGCTCGGCTACTGGCGCGGTGGCAAGCGCGCCGCGACCCACGCGTCGAACGAGCGGCTGGTCTGGGTCCTCCTGCTGACGGCCGTCTACCTGGCATTTCTGCTCTTCACGCGCGAACACCTCCTCGTCTACACCGCGGCGATTCCGATTCCGAGTCGGTACGCCTCCCTGCCGGCGATCGTCCTCCTGTTCGGCCCCCCGACGTACCTGCTCGGCTTCATCAGCCCGTACGCCGCGGAACTCTCACACAAGGCAGACACCGGCGAAGCGTCGGGCGACGTCTACGCCTTCGGCACGGCGGGCTCTATCCTGGGCACGGCCGGGACCACGTTCGTCCTCATCCCCGCGACGAGCGTCGAGGGAATCGGTCTCTTTTTCGGCATCCTGCTGATCGCCACCGCGCTCGTCATCACGCTCCCCGACCCCACGCTCCGGCCCGTCGCCGCCTCGGTGGTCGTCGCACTGCTCGTCCTGTTCGCGACCGTCGGCAGCGGCGCGGCCGGGGTCGACGTCAGAGGCGACGTCGTCTACCAGAGCCAGACGCCGTACCAGCACCTCGAGGTGATCGACGACGGTGACACGCGCACGATGTACTTGGATGGCGCGCGCCACAGCGCGATGGACCTCGAGAATCCGGACCGACACGTCTTCGCGTACACGCGTTACTTCCACCTGCCGTACCTCTTCGCCGACGACCCGGACGATCTCGAGCGCGTGCTGTTCGTCGGCGGGGGCGGCTACACCGGCCCGAAGAGCTTCCTCGAGCGCGACGAGAGCGTGACCGTCGACGTCGTCGAACTCGACCCCGAGGTGACCGCCGCCGCCGAGACGTACTTCGACCTCGACCACGAGGACGCAGAGCGGCTGACCGTCCACACCGGCGACGGCCGGAGCTTCCTCGCCGAGACCGACGAGACCTACGACGCGATCGTCCTCGACGCCTATCGACAGGACAAGGTTCCCTTCGAGATGACGACCCGCGAGTTCATGGCGCTCGCCGAGAGCCGGCTGAGCGACGACGGCGTCCTGGTGGCGAACGTCGTCTCCGCACCGGAAGGCCCCGCCTCGGAGTTCTACCGCTCGCAGTACGCGACGATGGAGGAGGCGTTCCCACAGGTGTACGCCTTCCGGACGTCAGAGTCGAGCGCCGTCCAGAACGTCGAACTCGTCGCGACCAAGGCCGACGGCCGACTCACCCAGGCGGAACTCCACGACCGAAACGACGAGCGCGAGATCGGCATCGACCTGACCGAGGAGGTCGACTACTACGTCGGTGACGTCGACACCGGCGACGCGCCGGTCCTCGAGGACGACCGGGCCCCCGTCGACAGCCTCCTCGATCCCATGATGGGCCAGCGGTACGTCGTCGAGGAGACCGACAGTGAGGCAGGCGATCCGCTCGAACAGCCACGGATTACATCCGGGGCCGGGGCCGGGGCCGTCGCCAGTGTGACAGGCTAA
- a CDS encoding universal stress protein codes for MYDRILVPTDGSEQAIAAIDDGIELAQLTGATIHALYVVEPIPLGRFPAGIEAAGSDWDDVVDEQKSEGKRAVETIAERAADAGVDVVEAIEHGKPSVKILEYVDDQDVDAIVMGTHGRTGAGRLMLGSVAEKVVRQSEVPVLTVRMTD; via the coding sequence ATGTACGATCGAATTCTCGTGCCGACGGACGGGAGCGAACAGGCGATTGCGGCGATCGACGACGGGATCGAACTCGCCCAGCTGACCGGGGCGACGATTCACGCCCTCTACGTCGTCGAACCGATCCCCCTGGGCCGGTTCCCGGCCGGAATCGAGGCGGCGGGAAGCGATTGGGACGACGTCGTCGACGAACAGAAAAGCGAGGGCAAACGGGCCGTCGAGACGATCGCTGAACGCGCCGCCGACGCCGGCGTCGACGTCGTCGAGGCGATCGAACACGGCAAACCCAGCGTCAAGATCCTCGAGTACGTCGACGATCAGGACGTCGACGCCATCGTGATGGGCACCCACGGGCGAACGGGCGCCGGCCGCCTCATGCTCGGCAGCGTCGCCGAGAAGGTCGTCAGACAGAGCGAGGTTCCGGTGCTCACTGTCCGGATGACCGACTGA
- a CDS encoding HAD family hydrolase encodes MVRAICFDLDDTLYPYEQYAHAGLRAAAAHLEAETGVDVVDDLVVAYDAGIRSGTFDHVLDHHGLSREYVPDLIAAFHDRIGSLEPYPGAPRLLERLGAERRLGLITDGRNGREKLAELGLESAFDAVWVSPERGVTKREPDPFEETLAILDVDPDEAAYVGDHPTIDVAVPNTLGMRTVRVRQGRYAAESGPEPDVELESIGELPTVLEEPVSRPQK; translated from the coding sequence ATGGTCCGTGCGATCTGTTTCGACCTCGACGATACGCTCTATCCCTACGAGCAGTACGCCCACGCCGGACTCCGAGCGGCCGCGGCTCACCTCGAGGCCGAGACCGGCGTCGACGTCGTCGACGACCTCGTGGTCGCGTACGACGCGGGGATCAGGAGCGGGACGTTCGACCACGTCCTCGACCACCACGGGCTCTCGAGGGAGTACGTTCCCGACCTGATCGCGGCGTTTCACGACCGAATTGGCTCGCTCGAGCCCTATCCCGGCGCCCCCCGACTCCTCGAGCGGCTCGGGGCCGAACGGCGACTCGGGCTGATCACCGACGGGAGAAACGGCCGGGAGAAGCTGGCCGAACTCGGGCTCGAGTCGGCGTTCGACGCGGTCTGGGTGTCGCCCGAACGCGGCGTTACGAAACGCGAACCTGACCCGTTCGAGGAGACGCTGGCGATCCTCGACGTCGACCCGGACGAGGCGGCCTACGTGGGCGATCACCCGACGATCGACGTCGCCGTGCCGAACACCCTCGGGATGCGGACCGTTCGTGTCCGACAGGGGCGCTATGCCGCCGAATCCGGGCCCGAACCGGACGTGGAACTCGAGTCGATCGGTGAACTCCCGACTGTGCTCGAGGAGCCGGTTAGTCGGCCGCAGAAGTGA
- a CDS encoding ATP-grasp domain-containing protein: protein MSDSTASSTAAASEAGPDARLLLTGAGAPGASGILRSLERSSLDLEVVGVDMDSDAYGFALVDESYTVPPGTDDDYLERVRELVDREEIDVVLPLTTAELEPLSRAKADFADRGVTVMVADPDALETANDKGRLYAFLAERGFDAAPDFERVDTREAFVDTVSSLGYPDRPVCFKRPVASGMRGFRVLDPTVDRADILLNEKPHSAVTTLEDVLVVLEEADPFPELVVMEYLPGTEYSVDVVATGEGVPAVVPRSRERTRAGISFAGTVEQNDELIAAAREITTALGLEHNANLQFRYDANGVPKLIEINPRVSGTIVMCTGAGANMPAFGVKHALGHDLESPEVAWGTSMRRFWQEVFEGPDGDRFRL from the coding sequence ATGTCAGATTCGACGGCTTCATCGACTGCTGCCGCTTCCGAGGCCGGACCCGACGCCCGGCTCCTGCTGACCGGCGCCGGCGCTCCCGGTGCCTCCGGCATCCTTCGCAGCCTCGAGCGCTCGAGCCTCGACCTCGAGGTCGTCGGCGTCGACATGGACTCCGACGCTTACGGCTTCGCCCTCGTCGACGAGTCGTACACGGTTCCCCCCGGCACTGACGATGACTACCTCGAGCGCGTGCGCGAACTGGTCGACCGGGAGGAAATCGACGTCGTGCTCCCGCTGACGACCGCCGAGCTCGAACCGCTCTCGCGGGCGAAAGCCGACTTCGCCGATCGGGGAGTGACGGTGATGGTCGCCGACCCCGACGCGCTCGAGACGGCCAACGACAAGGGTCGCCTCTACGCCTTCCTCGCCGAGCGCGGCTTCGACGCGGCACCGGACTTCGAACGAGTGGACACGCGCGAGGCGTTCGTCGACACCGTTTCCAGCCTCGGCTACCCCGACCGACCGGTCTGTTTCAAACGCCCCGTCGCCAGTGGGATGCGCGGCTTCCGCGTCCTCGACCCGACCGTCGACCGGGCCGACATCCTGCTCAACGAGAAACCCCACAGCGCCGTGACGACGCTCGAGGACGTCCTCGTCGTCCTCGAGGAGGCCGATCCGTTCCCCGAACTCGTCGTCATGGAGTACTTGCCCGGCACCGAGTACAGCGTCGACGTCGTCGCGACCGGCGAGGGAGTCCCCGCCGTCGTCCCCCGCTCGCGGGAGCGCACCCGCGCCGGCATCTCCTTTGCAGGAACTGTCGAGCAAAACGACGAGCTGATCGCGGCCGCCCGGGAGATCACGACGGCGCTCGGCCTCGAGCACAACGCCAACCTCCAGTTTCGCTACGACGCCAACGGCGTCCCGAAACTCATCGAGATCAACCCCCGGGTGTCGGGGACCATCGTCATGTGCACCGGCGCGGGGGCGAACATGCCTGCGTTCGGCGTGAAACACGCCCTCGGCCACGACCTCGAGTCGCCCGAGGTCGCGTGGGGGACCTCGATGCGCCGGTTCTGGCAGGAGGTGTTCGAGGGACCTGACGGGGACCGCTTCCGCCTGTAG
- a CDS encoding winged helix-turn-helix domain-containing protein, whose amino-acid sequence MNHRDRDESSPLSPNDAFAILANETRFAIVQTLWELYDPNDPANVVKFSELYDGDNAVTFSELYERVGYGDTGNFSYHLEQLTDHFVRQTDTGYELTEAGFEIARAVVAGTVRERPRIDAAEIDATCPRCDAPVVVDYEDHHLSASCSQCPGIWQDSTGEDGVLFTFPFPPTGLSDRTPEDAFHATLAFNLNRIQSFITGICPDCSSEVVESIDVCETHEPGDRGGCPRCNRQHRIEVAEVCHQCKSVARGPLTIAILAHPAVAAFYHDHGIEHQFASWETFRRAQTVEEEILEEDPLRIALTIPCGDEELQLCLDDALDVVDVTRSTRGC is encoded by the coding sequence ATGAACCACAGGGATCGCGACGAGTCGAGTCCCCTCTCGCCGAACGACGCGTTCGCTATCCTCGCGAATGAGACGCGCTTTGCGATCGTCCAGACGCTGTGGGAGCTGTACGATCCGAACGATCCGGCCAACGTGGTCAAGTTCTCGGAGCTGTACGACGGTGACAACGCCGTCACGTTCTCGGAGCTGTACGAGCGGGTCGGGTACGGCGACACCGGGAACTTCAGCTACCACCTCGAGCAGCTCACCGATCACTTCGTCCGCCAGACGGACACCGGCTACGAGCTCACCGAAGCTGGCTTCGAAATCGCCCGGGCAGTCGTCGCGGGGACGGTCCGCGAACGGCCGCGCATCGACGCTGCGGAGATCGATGCCACCTGTCCCCGGTGCGATGCGCCCGTCGTGGTCGACTACGAAGACCACCACCTGAGCGCGTCGTGTAGCCAGTGTCCGGGCATCTGGCAGGATTCGACGGGCGAAGATGGCGTCCTGTTCACGTTCCCGTTTCCGCCGACGGGGCTGTCGGACCGAACGCCGGAGGACGCGTTCCACGCGACGCTCGCGTTCAACCTCAACCGGATCCAGTCGTTCATCACCGGAATCTGCCCCGACTGCTCGAGTGAAGTCGTCGAATCGATCGACGTCTGTGAGACGCACGAGCCCGGCGACCGGGGCGGCTGTCCGCGCTGCAATCGCCAGCACCGGATCGAAGTCGCGGAGGTCTGTCACCAGTGTAAGTCGGTCGCCCGAGGCCCACTCACGATCGCGATCCTCGCCCACCCGGCCGTGGCGGCGTTCTACCACGACCACGGAATCGAACACCAGTTCGCGTCGTGGGAGACGTTTCGACGTGCACAGACCGTCGAGGAGGAGATTCTCGAGGAGGATCCGCTGCGCATCGCGCTCACGATCCCCTGCGGGGACGAGGAGTTACAGTTGTGTCTCGACGACGCGCTCGACGTCGTCGACGTAACGCGGTCGACCCGAGGGTGCTGA